The nucleotide sequence TAAAAAGCAAGATTGGAATTCGGTTTCAAGAATTTATGCTGAAGGTATTGCTACTGGAATTGCAACTTTTGAAACCGAAGTTCCTACTTTTGATGTTTGGGATGAAAAATTCATAAAAAAAACTCGTTTAATTGCTGAAGCTAATAATGATGTTTTGGGTTTTGCGGTACTATCTCAAGTTTCTAAGCGTAAAGTTTATAGTGGCGTTGCTGAGGTAACGCTGTATGTAGCAGAAAAGGAACGAGGTAAAGGAATTGGAAAACTATTGTTAAATGCTTTGATAGAAGAAAGTGAAAAAGAAAACTTTTGGACTTTACAGGCTGGAATTTTCTCATCTAATAAAGCAAGTATAGAATTACATGAAAAATGTGGATTTAGAGTCGTGGGTATTAGAGAAAAAATTGGCAAACGTGATGGAAAATGGCATGATAACCACTTTTTAGAAAGGCGAAGTAAGTTAAATAATTAAAAAATTCCTTCCCTTTTAAGGGAAGGTGTCACGAAGTGACGGAAGGGTTAAAAACCACCTCGTCTTTCGATTTATAAAATCGAAACCCACTCCTCCTTATAAAGGAGTAGAATTAAATTGAAGAAAAAATATTTTGATGAAAAACATCCTAGTATTATGTACAGGAAACTCCTGTAGAAGCCAAATGGCACATGGCTATTTGAATCATTTTTTAGATAATAGAAAAGTAAAAGTATATAGCGCAGGCATTGAAACACATGGAATAAACCCTGGAGCTGCAGCAATAATGAAAGAAGATGGTATAGATATATCTAATCACACTTCAAATAATGTTGATGAATACAAAGATATTGATTTTGATTTCATCATTACTGTTTGCGATCATGCCAATGAAAACTGTCCTTATATCCCAAGCAAAAATGCTGTGAGGCTACATCATAATTTTTTCGATCCTTCAAAAGTTATAGGAACCGAAAATGAAAAGCATACTGCTTTTTTAAAAGCTAGAAATGAGATAAAAGATTATTTTAAAAAGTTTGTAGATCAAAATTTACTCTGATGCCTCTGAGTTATTAGAAAACTTACTCTCTAACTCTGCTTGAAACTCTTCCATAACGGGTCTTACAGTGCTTTCTGGCAAGTCGGCAATTTTAATATACATTAAACCGTCAACGGCATTATTAAACAAAGGATCGACATTAAACGCCACCAATTTAGCATTTTGCTTAATATATTTTTTTAGAAGCACAGGTAAACGTAATGCACCAGGTTCAACTTCATCAATAATTTTATCGAATTTGTTTAAATCAGCTTCGGTGGCATCAAATACAAAGTCTTTATCTGCATCTTTTAGTTTTACTTTAAACTCTTTTTTAGGATGTACATATTGCGCTACATAAGGATCGTAGTAATGTGACTTCATAAATTCAATCATTAATGATTTAGAGAAGTTTGAAAACTGATTACTAATACTTACACCACCAATTAAAAATTTATGTTCAGGATAACGAAGCGTTGTATGTACAATACCTTTCCAAAGTAAAAATAAAGGCATTGGTTTTTGCTGATACTCTTTAATAATAAAAGCACGTCCCATTTCTATAGATTGACTCATCATTTTATAAAGCTCTGGTTCAAACCTAAATAAATCTTGAAGGTAGAATCCATCGATACCATAAGCCTCAAAAATCTTTGAGCCTAACCCCATTCTATAAGCTCCAGCAATTACTTTTTTGTCATCGTCCCAAAGGAACATATGGTGATAGTATGTGTCAAATGTATCTAAGTCAATAGCTTCATTTGTGCCTTCTCCAACCTCTCTGAAAGTAATTTCTCTTAAACGACCAATTTCACGTAGAATACTGGGTATTTGTTTGGCATGACATAAGTATACCTCGTAGTTTTTACTTTTTAAAAGCCTACAGTCACTTCCGTTTAGAGCCTCTACTTCAGCAACCATACTTTCTCTGCTTACAGGAGTGACGATATTTTTAGGAGCTTTTGGAACTTTTAAACTAGATTGAAAATTGTCAAGTATTTTGGGCTTGTCAAAGACATTAGATAGCATATAGGTTTTTCGTCTAATAAACTCTGAAAAATCTTTTAGCGATTCATGTTCTTTTTGATCGTTTACTGAAATAGGTTTTCCAACTCTAACCTTTATGGTTCGATGTTTTTGAGTTAGTAATTCTGATGGCAGTTTAGCTGTACGCAATGTGTCGCTAATTTTGGATAAACGATAAAATAGGCGACTATTTTTTGCATGAAAATATATAGGCACTACAGGAACTTCTGCTTTTTTTACTAGCTTCATTGCAGCTTCTTCCCAAGGTTTGTCAACCACTAATTTTCCGTCTTTATAAGTTGAAACTTCGCCAGCTGGAAAAACACCTAATGGATGTCCTTGTTTTAAATGCAATAATGAATTTTTAAAACCAGCAATACTAGATTTTAGATCTTTTCTATCCTCAAAAGGATTTACAGGCATTATATAAGGTTTTAATGGCTCAATGCGATGTAATAAAAAGTTTCCTATAATTTTAAAATCACTTCGTTGTTCCAACATTAGTTTAAGCAACAAAATACCGTCAATACCACCTAAAGGATGATTTGAAACTGTGATATAGGAACCATCTTTTGGAAGACGTTTTAAATCTTCGTCAGGTATTTCAAATTTTATTTGAAAATCATCTAAAAGCGCATTTAAAAAGGGAAGATTGTTAAGGTGTTTGTTTCTATTATAAATTTTATTAATAGTAGAAATATTAAGGACTTTCATTATAATCCATCCAAAAAAAGTTCCAATAAATCCATACTTATCAGCATGAATGGCTTTTGCTACTTCTTTTGCAGTTACTAGTCCCATTTAGTTGTATTTATGAAAGAATTACAAACCTAATCATTTTTTTCATATCAATAAAGACTATTTCTGGTCTTACTTTGTTACAACTTGAACGGTTTCTTGATAGATTTGTTTCAATAAAACTGTTTTATCTTCTTCTAATGCTTTAATAACTTGATTGTTATAGTGTCTAATAGTATAAAGTGATACATTGTTAAAGTAATCTACCTTATATTTTGCTTTAAGATGCAATAATAATTCTTCAAGATTATTATAGTTATTATCTACACAAACTGAAAAACTGATGGCTGAATTTTGTATAACATCCACTTTCATTTTATATAAGTGCAATAATTGAAAAATGTGACTGATATTTTCTTCTACAATAAATGAGAAATCCAATGAGGACAGAGAAAGTAATACTTGGTTCTTCTTAACTATAAAGCAAGGAATTTTAGGATCAATATCAATACCTTTACTTACTGAAGTCCCATTTTCTTGAGGGTTTTTAAATGATTTTACAAATAATGGAATTTCCTTTCTTTGTAATGGTTGTAGTGTTTTTGGATGAATGACAGAAGCACCAAAAAAAGCTAATTCAATGGCTTCTCTATACGATATTTGGTTAATTAGTTGTGCATTTTCAAAATATCTAGGATCTGCATTTAAAACTCCAGGAACGTCTTTCCAAATAGTGACACTTTCAGCATTTAAACAATAGGCAAAAATGGCTGCTGTGTAATCACTTCCTTCTCTTCCTAAAGTGGTATAAAAATTGTTCTTATCGCTTGCAATAAACCCTTGAGAGATATTTAAAATTGATGTATTTATTTTTTTTGAAATATTTTTTTGAGTAGCATCCCAATCTACCGTTGCGCTTCGGTAATAGTTATCTGTTTTAATAAAATCTCTAGCGTCTAATAAGTTATTTTTTATACCTATTTCTTCAAGAAAACTGCTAATTATAGCTGTAGAAGCTAGCTCTCCATATCCTACAACTTGGTCATATACAAAATTGTAATCGGGTGATTTATTCCGATTAAAGAAAATATTTAATTCTTCAAAGAGATTTGCTACAGTTTTAAAAACAGGGTGGTTTTCGTTCTCAAAAAGATTTAATAAAATAGCATTATGATACTTTTTAATTTCTTGGATAGAGCTTTGCAGCTCTTTTACGTTATTTAAATAATTGTCTATAACAACTTCTAACGCATTGGTAGTCTTGCCCATTGCCGAAACAATTACAAGGGTATCATTATAGCCAACGGTTTGCAATACTTTAACTAAGTTTTTTACACCTTCGGCATCTTTAACCGATGCTCCACCAAATTTAAATATGCGCATTAGCTTAAGTTTGAAATGTAATTTTTTATTCCGTTTTCATCTAAATGCACCACATCCCAATCACGTAAAATTTTAGCTCCTTTAGCCTCATATAATTTAATGGCTCCTTCATTCCAATTTATAACTTCCCAATTAATACGCTTTACACCTAGTTCATGCCCATACATAACAACTTTGTCAAGAAGCGCAGTACCAATACCGTGACCTCTCATTTTTTGGCTTACAACCAAGTCTTCAAGATGAATTATTTTTCCTTTCCAAGTAGAAAATCGATTATAAACAATGGCAGTTCCATGTACTTGGTTATCTACTACAGCAACAAAGCATTTAAAAGCGGGGTTGTCTCCAAAACCATCTTTTTGTAAATCATCAATAGTTACTTCTACTGCATCAGCCTCTTTTTCAAATTCTGCCAATTCTTTAATAAGCCCTAAAACACTAGGCATATCACTTTTAGCAGCATCTCTAATTGTAAATTTCATTATAATTATCTAGGAAATTAATAAGGCCAAAGATAGTTTAAAGTTGATAATATTGTTTATTTATTATATAACGAAACCAGATAATTTTGTTAAAAAGTACGATATTTGCACAAAATTAAAGCACAACTTTATATGTCTCAAAGAAATCAAACTTTAGGAGAGTTTATTATTGAAAATCAAACATCTTTTAAATATACTTCAGGTGAATTATCTCGCTTGATAAATTCAATTAGGTTGGCGGCTAAAGTTGTGAATTATGAAGTAAATAAAGCTGGATTAGTAGATATTCTAGGTGCTGCAGGCGAAGAAAACATTCAAGGTGAAAACCAGCAAAAATTAGATGTCTATGCCAATGAAAAATTTATCCAAACACTTACTAACAGAAATATAGTTTGTGGGATTGCTAGTGAAGAAGAAGACGACTTCATCACCATTAATAGTCAGGATGAGAATAATCAAAACAAATATGTAGTGTTAATGGATCCACTGGATGGATCTTCTAATATAGATGTAAATGTGTCGGTTGGTACCATTTTCTCTATTTATAGACGTGTTACTCCTGTTGGTACTCCAGTAACTTTAGAAGATTTTCTTCAAAAAGGAAGTGATCAAGTTGCAGCAGGATATGTTATTTATGGAACGTCAACCATGTTAGTATACACAACTGGAGATGGTGTTAATGGATTTACATTGAACCCTGCTATTGGAACATTTTATTTATCTCACCCAAATATGGAGTTTCCATTAGATGGACAAATCTATTCGGTAAATGAAGGTAATTATATTCGTTTCCCACAAGGTATAAAAGATTACATTAAGTATTGTCAATTAGAAGAGGGTAATCGTCCTTATACATCTAGGTATATAGGTTCTTTAGTGTCCGATTTTCATAGAAATATGATAAAAGGAGGTGTGTATATGTATCCTGAAAGTTCAAGATACCCTAGTGGAAAATTACGTTTGTTATACGAAGCAAACCCAATGGCATTTATTGCAGAACAAGCTAATGGTAAAGCTAGTGACGGTTTTACTAGAATTATGGATTTAAAGCCAACAGAGTTACATCAAAGAATTCCTTTTGTTTGTGGGAGTAAAAATATGGTTGAAAAAGTTGAGGAATTCATGAAGAACGCTAACTAAAAGCTTAAATTTAAGATATAAAAAAAGCGAACTTTTTCAGTTCGCTTTTTTTATATGGCTTTTATAATTATTGATTCATTGTTTTCATTTCCTCAGTAAATGTATCAAGATCAACATTTTCATGCACTAATTTAAGGGCTTTGTCTGTAATGTATTTTGCATTTTCTGCTCTAAATCCTAACCCAATAGCAAACTTTTTAAGCATTTTCACCTGATCCTTACCTTCAATATGATCTGCCCAAACCATTCTTGCCAAATCATATAAACGCTCTAAACGTCTATCGTAAGACAATGGTGGATTAATAGGGTGCGTTTTATAATCTTTTAAAATTTGTTTATAATCGAGTTCCGAAATATTTAAATTTCGTGCTAAGCGATCTAAAAAGGCTTTTTCAGCATCATTAATAATATCATCGCTCATAGCAATCCTTACAATAGCAGCAAAATGATCTTCATTTCGTTTTCTAAAACCGCTATCAAATAAATCTGAAATTGACATAATTTGTAATTTTTTGTGCTGCAAATATAATATTATTAATACGTTTTTGTTCTAATAAAAGGTAAAATTCTAATTAACATTTATTATATATTTGTGCCAAAATTTTCTTAGTGAGTAAAACAACAATCTCGCAAACTTTTTTACAGTCTTTGCAACAGCAAAAACTGCAAATTGCTATTGCCAAAAATGAATCTAAAGTACATTTAAAAGGGCTTTTAGGCTCAGCACTTTCTTTTGTAATTACTAATGCTTTTAAGGAAGCAAACAAGCCATTTTTATTGATTTTTAACGATAAGGAGGAAGCAGCTTATTACCTAAATGACCTTGAGCAATTGCTTAATGATAAAGATGTTTTATTCTACCCAGGAAGCTATAGAAGACCGTATCAAATTGAAGAAACCGATAATGCTAATGTGTTACTTAGGGCTGAAGTTTTAAACAGAATAAATTCTAGAAAAAAGCCAGCAATTATAGTTACGTACCCTGATGCTCTTTTTGAAAAAGTTGTAACTAGAAAGGAGTTAGAGAGAAACACGTTAAAAATCTCGAAAGATGATAATTTATCTATCGATTTTGTAAATGAAGTGTTGTTCGAATATAAATTTAAGCGTGTGGATTTTGTTACTGAACCTGGAGAGTTTTCTGTTAGAGGAGGGATTGTAGATGTGTTTTCCTTTTCTCATGATGAACCATATCGCATTGAGTTTTTTGGGGATGAAGTAGATAGTATTAGAACGTTTGATGTAGAAACGCAATTGTCTACAGAACAGGTTAATAAAATAAATATCATCCCTAATGTTGCAAATAAATTTTTAGAAGAAAGTAGACAGAGTTTTCTTAAATATATTGCTCAAAAAACTGTGGTTTATGCCAAAAATATAGATTTGATGTTCGCAAGGATTGACGACTTCTATAGCAAAGCAGTTGAAGCGTTTAATAATTTGTCTTCTGATATTAAACATGCCGAACCCGAAGCTCTTTTTTGTGATTCAGCATTATTAAAAAAGCAACTGTTAGACTTTAGTTTAGTTGAGTTTGGAACGACTTCGTTTTTCACCAATACAGCTGAACAAATAATTGAATTCAACATTTCCCCTCAACCTTCATTTAACAAACAGTTTAATGTATTAATAGAAAACCTTAATACCAATTACACTAAAGGTTATACGAATTATATTAGTTGTATTTCTGAACAACAAGCAAAGCGTTTTCACGATATTTTTGACGATGTTGAGCAAGATGTACATTACAAAACTTTTGTGCTGTCCTTGCATCAAGGATTTATAGACCATAACAGCAAAATTGTTTGCTATACAGATCATCAAATATTTGAACGCTATCATAAGTTTCATCTTAAAAATGGGTATGCTAAAAAACAAGCTATTACCTTAAAGGAACTCACCAATTTAGATGTTGGCGATTATGTAACACATATAGACCATGGTATTGGCCGTTTTGGAGGCTTACAAAAAATTGATGTTGAAGGAAAAAAACAAGAAGCCATTAAATTAGTTTATGGCGAACGCGATGTATTGTATTTAAGTATACATTCATTACATAAAATCACGAAGTTTAATGGAAAGGATGGCAAACCTCCAAAGATTTATAAATTAGGTAGTAAAGCTTGGAAAACACTTAAACAAAAAACAAAATCTCGTGTTAAGGAAATAGCTTTCAATCTTATTAAATTATATGCAAAACGTAGACTGGAAAAAGGATATCAGTATTTGCCAGATAGTTATATGCAACACGAATTGGAAGCATCTTTTGTATATGAAGACACACCAGATCAAATAACTGCAACTGCTGATATTAAAGCAGACATGGAAAGCGAGCAACCTATGGATCGTTTGGTGTGTGGTGATGTTGGTTTTGGAAAAACAGAAGTAGCTATTAGAGCAGCGTTTAAAGCTGTTGATAATGGAAAACAAGTGGCTATTTTAGTGCCGACAACAATTTTAGCGTATCAACACTATAGAACTTTAACAGAACGCTTAAAAGATTTTCCTGTAACTGTAGATTATCTAAACCGATTTAGAACAGCAAAACAAAAACGGGAAACTTTAGAAAACCTTGAAAATGGAAGAGTCGATATTGTAATTGGCACACATCAATTAGTCAATAAAAATGTCAAATTTAAAGACCTAGGTTTACTCATTGTTGATGAGGAACAAAAATTTGGAGTCGCTGTTAAAGAAAAACTCAAAACTATTAAAGAGAATGTGGATGTGTTGACACTTACAGCTACACCAATACCACGAACGCTTCAATTTAGTTTAATGGCTGCTCGCGATTTATCAGTCATTACAACACCTCCACCAAATCGTTATCCAATAGAAAGTCATGTAATTCGCTTCAGCGAAGAAACTATTCGTGATGCTGTGAGTTATGAAATTCAACGTGGTGGACAAATATTTTTTATTCATAATCGCATAGAAAATATTAAAGAAGTTGCTGGTATGATTCAGCGTTTGGTTCCTGATGCTAAAATTGGTATTGGTCATGGACAAATGGAAGGTAAGAAATTAGAACAGCTTATGTTAGCTTTTATGAATGGTGAATTTGATGTATTAGTAAGTACAACTATTGTTGAAAGTGGTCTGGATGTACCAAATGCAAATACCATATTTATTAATAATGCCAATAATTTTGGGCTAAGTGATTTACATCAAATGCGAGGTCGTGTTGGTAGAAGTAATAAAAAAGCGTTTTGCTATTTCATTACACCAGAATATTCGGCAATGACTGATGATGCACGAAAGCGTATTACCGCTTTAGAGCAGCATACAGAGCTTGGAAGTGGTTTTAATATTGCTATGAAAGATTTAGAAATTCGAGGAGCTGGAGATTTACTTGGTGGTGAGCAAAGTGGTTTTATTAATGAAATTGGATTTGATACGTATCAAAAAATATTAAATGAAGCCATTGAAGAGCTCAAAGAAAATGAGTTTAAAGATTTATATAAAGATGAAGAGAAAGAAAAAACGTATGTAAAGGACATAACAATCGACACAGATTTTGAGTTATTATTTCCTGATGATTATATAAACAATATTGCCGAACGTTTAAGTCTATATACCGAGTTAAACGAGCTGAAAACAGAAGAAGAATTGGAAAGTTTTGAGATAAGATTAGTTGATCGTTTTGGCGAGTTACCAGTTCAAGTTGCGGATTTATTAAACAGTGTTCGTGTAAAATGGATGGCAACCAAGTTAGGCTTTGAAAAAATAATAATGAAACAAAACAAATGCATTGGATATTTTATAAAAGATCAGCAAAGTAGTTTTTACCAAAGCGCTAACTTTACAAAAGTGTTGCAATACATTCAAAATCATCCTACTGCTTGTAAAATGAAAGAAAAACAAACACGCCAAGGTTTACGTTTATTGCTTACTTTTGAAAACATAAAATCGGTAGATAATGCTTTAAAAGTATTACAACCAATTTTGGCTTGATTGTTGAAACAATTATAAATAAAAATCCGTGACCATAAAACTTAATAAGGGTCTTATTAATAAATAACTACAATGTTGAAAAAACTAATTTTCATTCTCTCAATTTTTCC is from Pontimicrobium sp. SW4 and encodes:
- a CDS encoding N-acetyltransferase family protein, giving the protein MDISIRAFKKQDWNSVSRIYAEGIATGIATFETEVPTFDVWDEKFIKKTRLIAEANNDVLGFAVLSQVSKRKVYSGVAEVTLYVAEKERGKGIGKLLLNALIEESEKENFWTLQAGIFSSNKASIELHEKCGFRVVGIREKIGKRDGKWHDNHFLERRSKLNN
- a CDS encoding arsenate reductase ArsC; the encoded protein is MKNILVLCTGNSCRSQMAHGYLNHFLDNRKVKVYSAGIETHGINPGAAAIMKEDGIDISNHTSNNVDEYKDIDFDFIITVCDHANENCPYIPSKNAVRLHHNFFDPSKVIGTENEKHTAFLKARNEIKDYFKKFVDQNLL
- a CDS encoding lysophospholipid acyltransferase family protein, whose protein sequence is MGLVTAKEVAKAIHADKYGFIGTFFGWIIMKVLNISTINKIYNRNKHLNNLPFLNALLDDFQIKFEIPDEDLKRLPKDGSYITVSNHPLGGIDGILLLKLMLEQRSDFKIIGNFLLHRIEPLKPYIMPVNPFEDRKDLKSSIAGFKNSLLHLKQGHPLGVFPAGEVSTYKDGKLVVDKPWEEAAMKLVKKAEVPVVPIYFHAKNSRLFYRLSKISDTLRTAKLPSELLTQKHRTIKVRVGKPISVNDQKEHESLKDFSEFIRRKTYMLSNVFDKPKILDNFQSSLKVPKAPKNIVTPVSRESMVAEVEALNGSDCRLLKSKNYEVYLCHAKQIPSILREIGRLREITFREVGEGTNEAIDLDTFDTYYHHMFLWDDDKKVIAGAYRMGLGSKIFEAYGIDGFYLQDLFRFEPELYKMMSQSIEMGRAFIIKEYQQKPMPLFLLWKGIVHTTLRYPEHKFLIGGVSISNQFSNFSKSLMIEFMKSHYYDPYVAQYVHPKKEFKVKLKDADKDFVFDATEADLNKFDKIIDEVEPGALRLPVLLKKYIKQNAKLVAFNVDPLFNNAVDGLMYIKIADLPESTVRPVMEEFQAELESKFSNNSEASE
- a CDS encoding aspartate kinase — encoded protein: MRIFKFGGASVKDAEGVKNLVKVLQTVGYNDTLVIVSAMGKTTNALEVVIDNYLNNVKELQSSIQEIKKYHNAILLNLFENENHPVFKTVANLFEELNIFFNRNKSPDYNFVYDQVVGYGELASTAIISSFLEEIGIKNNLLDARDFIKTDNYYRSATVDWDATQKNISKKINTSILNISQGFIASDKNNFYTTLGREGSDYTAAIFAYCLNAESVTIWKDVPGVLNADPRYFENAQLINQISYREAIELAFFGASVIHPKTLQPLQRKEIPLFVKSFKNPQENGTSVSKGIDIDPKIPCFIVKKNQVLLSLSSLDFSFIVEENISHIFQLLHLYKMKVDVIQNSAISFSVCVDNNYNNLEELLLHLKAKYKVDYFNNVSLYTIRHYNNQVIKALEEDKTVLLKQIYQETVQVVTK
- a CDS encoding GNAT family N-acetyltransferase: MKFTIRDAAKSDMPSVLGLIKELAEFEKEADAVEVTIDDLQKDGFGDNPAFKCFVAVVDNQVHGTAIVYNRFSTWKGKIIHLEDLVVSQKMRGHGIGTALLDKVVMYGHELGVKRINWEVINWNEGAIKLYEAKGAKILRDWDVVHLDENGIKNYISNLS
- the fbp gene encoding class 1 fructose-bisphosphatase, with the protein product MSQRNQTLGEFIIENQTSFKYTSGELSRLINSIRLAAKVVNYEVNKAGLVDILGAAGEENIQGENQQKLDVYANEKFIQTLTNRNIVCGIASEEEDDFITINSQDENNQNKYVVLMDPLDGSSNIDVNVSVGTIFSIYRRVTPVGTPVTLEDFLQKGSDQVAAGYVIYGTSTMLVYTTGDGVNGFTLNPAIGTFYLSHPNMEFPLDGQIYSVNEGNYIRFPQGIKDYIKYCQLEEGNRPYTSRYIGSLVSDFHRNMIKGGVYMYPESSRYPSGKLRLLYEANPMAFIAEQANGKASDGFTRIMDLKPTELHQRIPFVCGSKNMVEKVEEFMKNAN
- a CDS encoding TerB family tellurite resistance protein, producing the protein MSISDLFDSGFRKRNEDHFAAIVRIAMSDDIINDAEKAFLDRLARNLNISELDYKQILKDYKTHPINPPLSYDRRLERLYDLARMVWADHIEGKDQVKMLKKFAIGLGFRAENAKYITDKALKLVHENVDLDTFTEEMKTMNQ
- the mfd gene encoding transcription-repair coupling factor, coding for MSKTTISQTFLQSLQQQKLQIAIAKNESKVHLKGLLGSALSFVITNAFKEANKPFLLIFNDKEEAAYYLNDLEQLLNDKDVLFYPGSYRRPYQIEETDNANVLLRAEVLNRINSRKKPAIIVTYPDALFEKVVTRKELERNTLKISKDDNLSIDFVNEVLFEYKFKRVDFVTEPGEFSVRGGIVDVFSFSHDEPYRIEFFGDEVDSIRTFDVETQLSTEQVNKINIIPNVANKFLEESRQSFLKYIAQKTVVYAKNIDLMFARIDDFYSKAVEAFNNLSSDIKHAEPEALFCDSALLKKQLLDFSLVEFGTTSFFTNTAEQIIEFNISPQPSFNKQFNVLIENLNTNYTKGYTNYISCISEQQAKRFHDIFDDVEQDVHYKTFVLSLHQGFIDHNSKIVCYTDHQIFERYHKFHLKNGYAKKQAITLKELTNLDVGDYVTHIDHGIGRFGGLQKIDVEGKKQEAIKLVYGERDVLYLSIHSLHKITKFNGKDGKPPKIYKLGSKAWKTLKQKTKSRVKEIAFNLIKLYAKRRLEKGYQYLPDSYMQHELEASFVYEDTPDQITATADIKADMESEQPMDRLVCGDVGFGKTEVAIRAAFKAVDNGKQVAILVPTTILAYQHYRTLTERLKDFPVTVDYLNRFRTAKQKRETLENLENGRVDIVIGTHQLVNKNVKFKDLGLLIVDEEQKFGVAVKEKLKTIKENVDVLTLTATPIPRTLQFSLMAARDLSVITTPPPNRYPIESHVIRFSEETIRDAVSYEIQRGGQIFFIHNRIENIKEVAGMIQRLVPDAKIGIGHGQMEGKKLEQLMLAFMNGEFDVLVSTTIVESGLDVPNANTIFINNANNFGLSDLHQMRGRVGRSNKKAFCYFITPEYSAMTDDARKRITALEQHTELGSGFNIAMKDLEIRGAGDLLGGEQSGFINEIGFDTYQKILNEAIEELKENEFKDLYKDEEKEKTYVKDITIDTDFELLFPDDYINNIAERLSLYTELNELKTEEELESFEIRLVDRFGELPVQVADLLNSVRVKWMATKLGFEKIIMKQNKCIGYFIKDQQSSFYQSANFTKVLQYIQNHPTACKMKEKQTRQGLRLLLTFENIKSVDNALKVLQPILA